One window of Watersipora subatra chromosome 3, tzWatSuba1.1, whole genome shotgun sequence genomic DNA carries:
- the LOC137392282 gene encoding signal peptide peptidase-like 3 — translation MMVILLLTTLLTVEKVAVIEKEAPTFSLSVSRGLPAAGKTQSLPASPASETESIAAVQPNGDVEHIMLTKSQYEELKAGGTIKLGRNVRLRAKAVPQSISIFDTSKLSIFVISILLIVYGSFRALGDEDSPAIKDGEKSSESTGNNADVATLDSYQAIFLPLGASLSLLIMFLFFDSLQLVFAVCTAVLATVAFAFLLLPMCKYSLRSCSSGNKISFGYCGRYTAAEMMSFCVSLCIVVVWVLTGHWLLMDALGMGLCVAFIALVRLPSLKVSTLLLVGLLLYDVFWVFFSSYIFNANVMVKVATRQADNPVGAIAKKLHIGGMAADAPKLSLPGKLVFPSVSDSSHVSMLGLGDIVMPGLLLCFVLRYDSYKKKQVRADANANPNPSFKQRITYFHCSLLGYFIGLTAATISSEVFQAAQPALLYLVPFTLLPLFVMAYLKGDLIRMWTEPFGSQTNESSKKPLIV, via the exons ATGATGGTGATTCTGCTTCTCACTACTCTGCTGACCGTGGAAAAAGTAGCTGTTATAGAAAAGGAAGCTCCAACGTTTTCCTTGAGTGTCAGCAGAGGTTTACCAGCTGCAGGTAAAACTCAATCACTTCCAGCATCTCCAGCATCTGAAACCGAATCTATAGCAGCAGTTCAGCCAAATGGAGATGTTGAGCACATCATGTTAACTAAATCACAATATGAGGAATTAAAAGCTGGAGGTACTATTAAACTGGGCAGGAATGTTCGATTACGAGCGAAAGCCGTCCCACA AAGTATCAGCATATTTGACACATCCAAGCTATCGATATTCGTTATATCCATTCTGCTCATAGTCTATGGGAGCTTCAG GGCTCTCGGAGATGAAGACAGCCCAGCTATCAAGGATGGCGAGAAAAGCTCAGAAAGTACAGGTAACAATGCAG ATGTCGCCACTCTGGACTCGTATCAAGCGATATTTTTGCCCCTTGGAGCCTCTCTCTCCTTGCTCATCATGTTTTTGTTCTTCGACTCACTGCAGCTCGTCTTTGCTGTCTGCACAGCGG TGTTGGCTACAGTTGCCTTTGCCTTCCTTCTACTACCTATGTGCAAGTACTCATTGCGTTCTTGCTCTTCTGGTAACAA GATTTCGTTTGGATATTGTGGGCGCTACACGGCAGCGGAAATGATGTCTTTTTGTGTCTCACTATGTATAGTGGTAGTCTGGGTGCTCACCGGTCACTGGCTTCTTATGGATG CCTTGGGAATGGGCCTATGTGTGGCATTTATTGCTCTTGTCCGTCTCCCGAGTCTCAAAGTATCCACTCTTCTATTGGTTGGTTTGCTACTATACGATGTCTTCTGG GTCTTTTTTTCTTCTTATATATTCAACGCTAATGTGATGGTGAAGGTGGCCACAAGACAAGCAGACAATCCT GTTGGTGCTATAGCTAAGAAACTTCATATAGGTGGGATGGCTGCAGACGCTCCCAAACTTTCCCTTCCTGGAAAGCTAGTTTTTCCAAGTGTGTCTGACAGCTCTCATGTCTCTATGCTTGGGTTAGGTGATATT GTAATGCCAGGCCTGCTGCTGTGTTTTGTACTCAGGTACGACTCCTACAAAAAAAAGCAAGTGCGTGCAGATGCCAATGCTAACCCTAATCCATCATTTAAACAACGAATAACCTACTTCCACTGCTCTCTACTAGGTTACTTTATTG GACTGACTGCAGCTACAATATCGTCAGAGGTATTTCAAGCTGCCCAACCAGCACTACTCTATCTTGTGCCTTTTACATTACTTCCTCTTTTCGTAATGGCTTACCTCAAAGGAGACTTGATACGAATGTGGACAGAGCCATTTGGTTCACAAACTAATGAATCTAGTAAGAAACCTCTGATTGTTTAG
- the LOC137391171 gene encoding NADH dehydrogenase [ubiquinone] 1 alpha subcomplex subunit 8-like — MTGVQPDEWLPTIQELTVPELKLSSPVLKAGAHHFGKFCDYQSKEFMLCMSEEKDPRKCIKEGAEVTTCAFKYFNLIRANCMKEFTEYWSCVDHSGQQLELENCRKTQKTFDQCVFDKLGWVRPEKGYFAKIRLHDTDRKKPEPPELVVPEWTPGPTKDLLDIKPEDLNLRQADRHHPFVEF, encoded by the exons ATGACTGGTGTTCAGCCAGATGAGTGGTTACCAACCATTCAGGAGTTAACTGTTCCTGAGCTTAAGCTGTCTTCCCCGGTTTTAAAGGCTGGTGCTCATCATTTTGGCAAGTTTTGCGACTACCAGAGCAAG GAGTTCATGTTGTGCATGTCAGAAGAAAAGGATCCGAGAAAGTGTATAAAGGAGGGAGCAGAAGTTACCACCTGCGCATTTAAATACTTCAATCTGATTAGAGCAAACTGCATGAAAGAATTTACAGAGTACTGGAGTTGTGTAGATCATTCAGGTCAACAATTAGAGCTAGAAAA CTGTAGAAAAACACAGAAAACATTTGATCAGTGTGTCTTTGACAAGCTAGGATGGGTTAGGCCCGAGAAAGGATACTTTGCTAAAATACGACTCCATGATACAG ATCGTAAGAAGCCTGAGCCTCCAGAACTAGTTGTTCCTGAATGGACTCCAGGTCCAACTAAGGATCTCCTGGATATCAAGCCAGAGGATCTTAACCTCCGCCAGGCTGACCGACATCATCCTTTTGTTGAATTTTAA
- the LOC137391374 gene encoding uncharacterized protein isoform X1 — translation MKSNMATSFTQTMKTAYSTSMKDFLKQGKDIWRGKNVIHDSQGYLCMYGEEKEYGEEKEYGCMYGPKRQQTQKEKYKEQRRSQNPTKRPHPQDNTSDSNTELKIRRKRSACSGRVGVRAEAMRASIDVGSIYKTPQTTAL, via the exons atgaaatcgaatatggcaacaagttttacacaaaccatgaaaacggcatattcaacaagcatgaaagactttttgaag caaggtaaagatatttggagaggtaagaacgtcattcatgacagtcaaggctatttatgtatgtatggcgaagaaaaagagtatggcgaagaaaaagagtatggctgcatgtacggccctaaaagacagcaaacccagaaggaaaagtacaaagaacagcggagg tcacagaatccaacaaagagaccgcatcctcaagacaatacatctgatagtaacacggag ctcaagataaggaggaaacgcagtgcttgctcaggacgggtaggagtaagagcagaggctatgcgagcttccatagatgtggggagcatctacaaaacgccacaaacgacagcattatag
- the LOC137391374 gene encoding uncharacterized protein isoform X2, with product MKSNMATSFTQTMKTAYSTSMKDFLKQGKDIWRGKNVIHDSQGYLCMYGEEKEYGEEKEYGCMYGPKRQQTQKEKYKEQRRNPTKRPHPQDNTSDSNTELKIRRKRSACSGRVGVRAEAMRASIDVGSIYKTPQTTAL from the exons atgaaatcgaatatggcaacaagttttacacaaaccatgaaaacggcatattcaacaagcatgaaagactttttgaag caaggtaaagatatttggagaggtaagaacgtcattcatgacagtcaaggctatttatgtatgtatggcgaagaaaaagagtatggcgaagaaaaagagtatggctgcatgtacggccctaaaagacagcaaacccagaaggaaaagtacaaagaacagcggagg aatccaacaaagagaccgcatcctcaagacaatacatctgatagtaacacggag ctcaagataaggaggaaacgcagtgcttgctcaggacgggtaggagtaagagcagaggctatgcgagcttccatagatgtggggagcatctacaaaacgccacaaacgacagcattatag